The Streptomyces sp. NBC_01353 genome contains a region encoding:
- a CDS encoding DUF6343 family protein → MRTGSEPRTARSALRMRFWLSLWGLLWAAFGTTVFALVGRPGWAAACGVLFLVAAVDMSMVLRHIHQGPHWQPGRDIPPYEPDHGGTGRR, encoded by the coding sequence ATGCGTACGGGGAGTGAGCCCAGGACCGCACGCAGTGCCCTGCGGATGCGGTTCTGGCTGAGTCTGTGGGGTCTGCTCTGGGCCGCCTTCGGCACGACGGTGTTCGCCCTGGTCGGCAGGCCGGGATGGGCCGCGGCCTGCGGGGTGCTGTTCCTGGTGGCCGCGGTCGACATGTCGATGGTGCTGCGCCATATCCACCAGGGGCCGCACTGGCAGCCGGGGCGAGACATCCCGCCGTACGAACCCGATCACGGCGGCACGGGCCGCCGCTGA
- a CDS encoding tetratricopeptide repeat protein, with product MAERNPETHVIDFRAAEHLLAARDPRGAVKLLDSVIAAHPENTAARLLRARAFFAAAQLRPAELEFELVLEREPDNAFAHFALARTFQRSGRPDQATRHFRLAAALDPKPEYLQAARFGTED from the coding sequence GTGGCCGAGAGGAACCCGGAAACCCACGTCATCGACTTCCGCGCCGCCGAGCACCTGCTGGCCGCGCGGGATCCTCGCGGTGCCGTGAAGCTGCTCGACTCGGTGATCGCCGCCCATCCCGAGAACACCGCGGCACGACTGCTGCGCGCCCGTGCCTTCTTCGCCGCGGCGCAGTTGCGGCCGGCGGAGCTCGAGTTCGAACTCGTCCTGGAGCGCGAGCCGGACAACGCGTTCGCGCACTTCGCGCTGGCCCGCACCTTCCAGCGCTCCGGCCGCCCGGACCAGGCGACGCGGCACTTCCGGCTGGCGGCCGCGCTCGACCCCAAGCCGGAGTACCTCCAAGCGGCCCGCTTCGGCACCGAGGACTGA